A window of Salmo trutta chromosome 5, fSalTru1.1, whole genome shotgun sequence contains these coding sequences:
- the LOC115194377 gene encoding sal-like protein 2 isoform X2, translating to MMTFNRVKQDDQLLAKSPSTSLGSELTFSGSSSSSPTSLEDHQPPLAPRSSPGGLHGPSLPSESSSPPHWPSHIAPYTTTSLPNTHSSLSPDFPHPSLSSQTQSLPLNLNQTSGHCLSHQAHSHTTMTSPQMGSSTTTTTTSSLSSSLPPRQESTSPGHQNGSSPLVPGLGQIQVPLTLAVVLEELRVLQQRQIHQMQMTEEICRHVLRLGGAIYTQDTSQVSSGENHQRSTAGSPSPTHHSYSAPVSSSASPLLACLPSLLPQPTVSKPSLSSHSNGTRASHSTSPSTTWSSSIASSMHPLSLGLPPRYLHEKSSNTSPFGHSNGVSFTAPPLPTTSHSQDHLLLSSSSSAGSSSAVRPQHACKFCGKVLSSDSSLQIHLRSHTGERPYLCPVCLSRFTTRGNLKAHFLRHREQNPELSLSLLPPALEQPAPVATTAGQRRRKRRAEDEEPPFGGVKGMTEGMALSFLSGASPRPSPSSMPMPPSMDMALLSTAHSLLQLNRASAAAASASGSVLPSSSSSSSSSMGGQFKGVKQQRFDENTPPHSTIHPGSPYSQLAVFPKILFPGGPSPHHLALLCPPGTHPTASHLTSPHSQLPYPPYSKPQTSSSSTTSFTQTSDTSKLQRLVMKLEKQHQGGGQSSSFGPADGFFSNRDTHGHDLTTNSYRREMMAALGLNPNPGAMVSSNSQAQDLPGSTNPALSPNQCGVCLRVLSCPRALSLHQATHLGERPFPCKLCGRSFSTKGSLRAHLATHRARPANSRTQNSCPLCPRKFTNALVLQQHIRMHLGGQIPPGGEGEEGTNMAQEDPTDLSQMTTDSRAKPCLQGLHPLALTMTSSISNPLVSNMDSGGPATKESHAAGPSPHIEVESEPSPSTAGISPPLTHNPSPEDPMLLGERSESDNGPAGASIEDSQDSPADLSNTSPSRRPSLTSSQPASVVEGDVEVKENDPLALCVHRPGVDTDSSRSGRLTNSSGSTTENQTDSPDGLITPNSPATLNPSPTLTLPASHKAAQEPAPQASTITPQEPSPEGEMAPSEGESEGTAPSDTSSVMVPESEKETLSSAEESDRAPEEPEASQLATPSSTPSKPYSCTLCGKAYASRSGLKGHMKTHPVLTNVPAETSPPATLTNDTVEDQSSLSANGNSGEQDEKERLAKSPEKLVTLEDQPITAGSGEEAEQPADTTE from the exons ATGATGACGTTCAATAGGGTTAAACAAG aCGATCAGCTGTTAGCCAAGTCACCTTCCACGTCTCTGGGCTCCGAACTGACCTTCTCTGGGTCCTCATCGTCGTCCCCCACCTCCCTCGAAGATCACCAGCCCCCCCTGGCCCCTCGGTCGTCACCTGGGGGTCTCCACGGACCCTCCCTCCCCAGTGAGAGCTCTTCACCCCCTCACTGGCCCAGCCACATCGCCCCCTATACCACCACCTCCCTCCCCAACAcccattcatccctctctccagacTTCCCTCACCCCTCCTTATCCTCGCAGACGCAATCCCTGCCACTCAACCTCAATCAGACATCGGGCCACTGCCTCTCCCATCAGGCCCACTCCCACACCACTATGACCTCACCACAGATGGGcagctctaccaccaccaccactacttctTCCttgtcttcctccctccctccccgccaGGAGAGCACCAGTCCTGGGCATCAGAACGGCTCCAGCCCACTGGTGCCGGGGCTAGGCCAGATCCAGGTGCCCCTGACCCTGGCTGTGGTCCTGGAAgagctgagggtgctgcagcagagGCAGATCCACCAGATGCAGATGACTGAGGAGATCTGTAGGCATGTTCTCCGGCTAGGAGGTGCCATCTATACCCAAGACACCTCCCAGGTTAGTAGTGGAGAGAACCACCAAAGATCCACAGCAGGATCCCCCTCCCCAACACACCATTCCTATTCAGCCCCTGTCTCATCCTCGGCCTCCCCTCTCCTGGcctgcctcccctccctcctccctcagccCACTGTCTCCAAGCCCAGCCTCTCCTCTCACAGTAATGGGACCAGAGCATCACACTCTACCTCGCCCTCCACCACTTGGAGCTCCTCAATAGCATCCTCCATGCATCCTCTGTCCCTGGGCCTGCCCCCGCGCTACCTCCATGAGAAATCCTCCAACACCTCCCCGTTCGGCCACAGCAACGGGGTCAGCTTCACCGCCCCGCCCCTCCCCACCACCAGCCACTCCCAGGACCACCTGCTGCTGTCCAGCTCCTCCTCGGCTGGGTCCTCATCTGCAGTGCGTCCACAGCATGCCTGTAAGTTTTGTGGTAAGGTCCTGAGCAGCGATTCCTCGCTACAAATCCACCTACGCTCCCACACGGGGGAGAGGCCCTACCTTTGTCCCGTCTGCCTCAGCCGTTTTACCACCCGCGGGAACCTCAAGGCTCACTTCCTGCGCCACCGTGAACAGAACCCGGAACTGTCGCTCTCGCTGCTCCCTCCGGCTCTGGAGCAGCCCGCCCCCGTCGCCACCACCGCAGGCCAGAGACGCAGGAAGCGCCGGGCGGAAGATGAGGAGCCGCCGTTCGGTGGCGTGAAAGGAATGACAGAAGGAATGGCGCTCAGTTTCCTGTCCGGGGCGTCTCCTCGGCCTTCCCCTTCATCTATGCCTATGCCACCCAGTATGGACATGGCGCTGTTGTCCACGGCTCACTCCCTGCTACAGCTGAACAGGGCCTCCGCTGCAGCAGCCAGCGCCTCAGGTAGTGTGttaccttcatcatcatcatcctcctcatcctccatgGGTGGCCAGTTCAAAGGGGTGAAGCAGCAGAGGTTCGATGAGAACACCCCTCCACACTCCACCATCCATCCAGGCTCTCCCTACTCCCAGCTGGCCGTCTTCCCCAAGATCCTCTTCCCCGGAGGACCCTCACCCCACCACCTCGCCCTCCTCTGTCCCCCAGGGACCCACCCCACTGCCTCTCATCTCACCTCCCCCCACTCCCAGCTCCCCTACCCTCCCTACTCCAAACCTCAGACGTCCTcgtcctccaccacctccttcaCCCAAACTTCCGACACCTCAAAGTTGCAGCGGCTGGTCATGAAACTGGAGAAGCAGCACCAGGGAGGGGGGCAGTCGTCCTCCTTTGGCCCAGCAGATGGCTTTTTCTCAAACAGGGACACCCATGGCCACGACCTGACCACCAACTCCTACCGCAGGGAGATGATGGCAGCCCTGGGCCTCAACCCCAACCCTGGGGCCATGGTGAGCAGCAACAGCCAGGCACAGGATCTCCCTGGATCCACCAATCCCGCCCTGTCTCCGAATCAGTGTGGGGTGTGCCTGCGGGTGCTCTCCTGCCCCAGGGCCCTGAGTCTCCACCAGGCCACCCACCTGGGTGAACGCCCCTTCCCCTGTAAGCTGTGTGGACGCTCCTTCTCCACTAAGGGAAGCCTGAGGGCCCACCTCGCCACCCACCGCGCCCGCCCGGCCAACTCCCGCACCCAGAACTCCTGCCCGCTGTGCCCGCGCAAGTTCACCAACGCCCTGGTGCTGCAGCAACACATCCGCATGCACCTGGGGGGTCAGATACCCccggggggagagggggaggaaggtaCAAATATGGCCCAAGAAGATCCCACCGATCTGAGCCAGATGACCACAGACTCTCGAGCCAAACCCTGCCTCCAAGGCCTCCACCCCCTGGCCTTAACAATGACCAGCTCCATCTCTAACCCACTGGTCAGCAACATGGACTCAGGAGGTCCAGCGACCAAGGAATCCCATGCAGCTGGCCCGAGCCCCCATATAGAGGTGGAGTCTGAACCCTCTCCCTCCACTGCCGGCATTAGCCCACCTCTGACCCATAATCCCTCCCCAGAAGACCCCATGCTCCTGGGGGAAAGATCTGAGTCTGACAACGGCCCCGCTGGAGCCTCCATAGAAGACTCGCAAGACTCCCCAGCTGACCTCTCTAACACCAGCCCAAGTAGGCGACCATCCTTGACCAGCTCCCAGCCCGCCTCTGTGGTggagggtgatgtagaggtgaaggAAAACGACCCTCTCGCCCTCTGTGTCCACAGACCGGGTGTGGATACTGATAGTAGTAGGTCAGGAAGGCTCACTAACAGCTCTGGGTCGACCACAGAGAACCAGACCGACTCGCCAGATGGACTCATCACCCCGAACTCCCCTGccaccctcaacccctcccccaCGCTCACCCTCCCTGCCAGCCATAAAGCAGCCCAAGAGCCAGCCCCCCAGGCCTCTACTATCACCCCACAGGAGCCCAGTCCTGAAGGGGAAATGGCCCCATCTGAAGGGGAGAGCGAGGGCACAGCACCCAGTGATACCTCATCAGTAATGGTGcctgagagtgagaaagagacccTTAGCTCCGCGGAGGAGAGTGATCGGGCTCCAGAGGAACCAGAGGCCTCCCAGCTGGCCACCCCATCATCAACGCCCTCCAAACCCTACTCCTGCACTCTGTGTGGGAAGGCATACGCCAGCCGCAGTGGATTAAAG GGACACATGAAGACACACCCTGTGTTGACCAACGTCCCCGCCGAGACTTCTCCTCCCGCCACCCTGACCAATGACACTGTGGAGGATCAGAGTTCTCTCTCAGCCAATGGGAACAGTGGAGAGCAGGATGAAAAGGAACGGCTGGCCAAATCTCCTGAGAAACTCGTTACCTTAGAAGATCAGCCAATCACTGCTGGTTCTGGGGAGGAAGCAGAGCAACCTGCGGACACTACTGAGTAA
- the LOC115194377 gene encoding sal-like protein 2 isoform X1 encodes MSRRKQKRPQQLVNSDQGGTRILSHDDQLLAKSPSTSLGSELTFSGSSSSSPTSLEDHQPPLAPRSSPGGLHGPSLPSESSSPPHWPSHIAPYTTTSLPNTHSSLSPDFPHPSLSSQTQSLPLNLNQTSGHCLSHQAHSHTTMTSPQMGSSTTTTTTSSLSSSLPPRQESTSPGHQNGSSPLVPGLGQIQVPLTLAVVLEELRVLQQRQIHQMQMTEEICRHVLRLGGAIYTQDTSQVSSGENHQRSTAGSPSPTHHSYSAPVSSSASPLLACLPSLLPQPTVSKPSLSSHSNGTRASHSTSPSTTWSSSIASSMHPLSLGLPPRYLHEKSSNTSPFGHSNGVSFTAPPLPTTSHSQDHLLLSSSSSAGSSSAVRPQHACKFCGKVLSSDSSLQIHLRSHTGERPYLCPVCLSRFTTRGNLKAHFLRHREQNPELSLSLLPPALEQPAPVATTAGQRRRKRRAEDEEPPFGGVKGMTEGMALSFLSGASPRPSPSSMPMPPSMDMALLSTAHSLLQLNRASAAAASASGSVLPSSSSSSSSSMGGQFKGVKQQRFDENTPPHSTIHPGSPYSQLAVFPKILFPGGPSPHHLALLCPPGTHPTASHLTSPHSQLPYPPYSKPQTSSSSTTSFTQTSDTSKLQRLVMKLEKQHQGGGQSSSFGPADGFFSNRDTHGHDLTTNSYRREMMAALGLNPNPGAMVSSNSQAQDLPGSTNPALSPNQCGVCLRVLSCPRALSLHQATHLGERPFPCKLCGRSFSTKGSLRAHLATHRARPANSRTQNSCPLCPRKFTNALVLQQHIRMHLGGQIPPGGEGEEGTNMAQEDPTDLSQMTTDSRAKPCLQGLHPLALTMTSSISNPLVSNMDSGGPATKESHAAGPSPHIEVESEPSPSTAGISPPLTHNPSPEDPMLLGERSESDNGPAGASIEDSQDSPADLSNTSPSRRPSLTSSQPASVVEGDVEVKENDPLALCVHRPGVDTDSSRSGRLTNSSGSTTENQTDSPDGLITPNSPATLNPSPTLTLPASHKAAQEPAPQASTITPQEPSPEGEMAPSEGESEGTAPSDTSSVMVPESEKETLSSAEESDRAPEEPEASQLATPSSTPSKPYSCTLCGKAYASRSGLKGHMKTHPVLTNVPAETSPPATLTNDTVEDQSSLSANGNSGEQDEKERLAKSPEKLVTLEDQPITAGSGEEAEQPADTTE; translated from the exons ATGTCACGCCGGAAGCAGAAACGACCGCAGCAGCTCGTTAACTCGGACCAGGGGGGCACGCGGATACTATCGCACG aCGATCAGCTGTTAGCCAAGTCACCTTCCACGTCTCTGGGCTCCGAACTGACCTTCTCTGGGTCCTCATCGTCGTCCCCCACCTCCCTCGAAGATCACCAGCCCCCCCTGGCCCCTCGGTCGTCACCTGGGGGTCTCCACGGACCCTCCCTCCCCAGTGAGAGCTCTTCACCCCCTCACTGGCCCAGCCACATCGCCCCCTATACCACCACCTCCCTCCCCAACAcccattcatccctctctccagacTTCCCTCACCCCTCCTTATCCTCGCAGACGCAATCCCTGCCACTCAACCTCAATCAGACATCGGGCCACTGCCTCTCCCATCAGGCCCACTCCCACACCACTATGACCTCACCACAGATGGGcagctctaccaccaccaccactacttctTCCttgtcttcctccctccctccccgccaGGAGAGCACCAGTCCTGGGCATCAGAACGGCTCCAGCCCACTGGTGCCGGGGCTAGGCCAGATCCAGGTGCCCCTGACCCTGGCTGTGGTCCTGGAAgagctgagggtgctgcagcagagGCAGATCCACCAGATGCAGATGACTGAGGAGATCTGTAGGCATGTTCTCCGGCTAGGAGGTGCCATCTATACCCAAGACACCTCCCAGGTTAGTAGTGGAGAGAACCACCAAAGATCCACAGCAGGATCCCCCTCCCCAACACACCATTCCTATTCAGCCCCTGTCTCATCCTCGGCCTCCCCTCTCCTGGcctgcctcccctccctcctccctcagccCACTGTCTCCAAGCCCAGCCTCTCCTCTCACAGTAATGGGACCAGAGCATCACACTCTACCTCGCCCTCCACCACTTGGAGCTCCTCAATAGCATCCTCCATGCATCCTCTGTCCCTGGGCCTGCCCCCGCGCTACCTCCATGAGAAATCCTCCAACACCTCCCCGTTCGGCCACAGCAACGGGGTCAGCTTCACCGCCCCGCCCCTCCCCACCACCAGCCACTCCCAGGACCACCTGCTGCTGTCCAGCTCCTCCTCGGCTGGGTCCTCATCTGCAGTGCGTCCACAGCATGCCTGTAAGTTTTGTGGTAAGGTCCTGAGCAGCGATTCCTCGCTACAAATCCACCTACGCTCCCACACGGGGGAGAGGCCCTACCTTTGTCCCGTCTGCCTCAGCCGTTTTACCACCCGCGGGAACCTCAAGGCTCACTTCCTGCGCCACCGTGAACAGAACCCGGAACTGTCGCTCTCGCTGCTCCCTCCGGCTCTGGAGCAGCCCGCCCCCGTCGCCACCACCGCAGGCCAGAGACGCAGGAAGCGCCGGGCGGAAGATGAGGAGCCGCCGTTCGGTGGCGTGAAAGGAATGACAGAAGGAATGGCGCTCAGTTTCCTGTCCGGGGCGTCTCCTCGGCCTTCCCCTTCATCTATGCCTATGCCACCCAGTATGGACATGGCGCTGTTGTCCACGGCTCACTCCCTGCTACAGCTGAACAGGGCCTCCGCTGCAGCAGCCAGCGCCTCAGGTAGTGTGttaccttcatcatcatcatcctcctcatcctccatgGGTGGCCAGTTCAAAGGGGTGAAGCAGCAGAGGTTCGATGAGAACACCCCTCCACACTCCACCATCCATCCAGGCTCTCCCTACTCCCAGCTGGCCGTCTTCCCCAAGATCCTCTTCCCCGGAGGACCCTCACCCCACCACCTCGCCCTCCTCTGTCCCCCAGGGACCCACCCCACTGCCTCTCATCTCACCTCCCCCCACTCCCAGCTCCCCTACCCTCCCTACTCCAAACCTCAGACGTCCTcgtcctccaccacctccttcaCCCAAACTTCCGACACCTCAAAGTTGCAGCGGCTGGTCATGAAACTGGAGAAGCAGCACCAGGGAGGGGGGCAGTCGTCCTCCTTTGGCCCAGCAGATGGCTTTTTCTCAAACAGGGACACCCATGGCCACGACCTGACCACCAACTCCTACCGCAGGGAGATGATGGCAGCCCTGGGCCTCAACCCCAACCCTGGGGCCATGGTGAGCAGCAACAGCCAGGCACAGGATCTCCCTGGATCCACCAATCCCGCCCTGTCTCCGAATCAGTGTGGGGTGTGCCTGCGGGTGCTCTCCTGCCCCAGGGCCCTGAGTCTCCACCAGGCCACCCACCTGGGTGAACGCCCCTTCCCCTGTAAGCTGTGTGGACGCTCCTTCTCCACTAAGGGAAGCCTGAGGGCCCACCTCGCCACCCACCGCGCCCGCCCGGCCAACTCCCGCACCCAGAACTCCTGCCCGCTGTGCCCGCGCAAGTTCACCAACGCCCTGGTGCTGCAGCAACACATCCGCATGCACCTGGGGGGTCAGATACCCccggggggagagggggaggaaggtaCAAATATGGCCCAAGAAGATCCCACCGATCTGAGCCAGATGACCACAGACTCTCGAGCCAAACCCTGCCTCCAAGGCCTCCACCCCCTGGCCTTAACAATGACCAGCTCCATCTCTAACCCACTGGTCAGCAACATGGACTCAGGAGGTCCAGCGACCAAGGAATCCCATGCAGCTGGCCCGAGCCCCCATATAGAGGTGGAGTCTGAACCCTCTCCCTCCACTGCCGGCATTAGCCCACCTCTGACCCATAATCCCTCCCCAGAAGACCCCATGCTCCTGGGGGAAAGATCTGAGTCTGACAACGGCCCCGCTGGAGCCTCCATAGAAGACTCGCAAGACTCCCCAGCTGACCTCTCTAACACCAGCCCAAGTAGGCGACCATCCTTGACCAGCTCCCAGCCCGCCTCTGTGGTggagggtgatgtagaggtgaaggAAAACGACCCTCTCGCCCTCTGTGTCCACAGACCGGGTGTGGATACTGATAGTAGTAGGTCAGGAAGGCTCACTAACAGCTCTGGGTCGACCACAGAGAACCAGACCGACTCGCCAGATGGACTCATCACCCCGAACTCCCCTGccaccctcaacccctcccccaCGCTCACCCTCCCTGCCAGCCATAAAGCAGCCCAAGAGCCAGCCCCCCAGGCCTCTACTATCACCCCACAGGAGCCCAGTCCTGAAGGGGAAATGGCCCCATCTGAAGGGGAGAGCGAGGGCACAGCACCCAGTGATACCTCATCAGTAATGGTGcctgagagtgagaaagagacccTTAGCTCCGCGGAGGAGAGTGATCGGGCTCCAGAGGAACCAGAGGCCTCCCAGCTGGCCACCCCATCATCAACGCCCTCCAAACCCTACTCCTGCACTCTGTGTGGGAAGGCATACGCCAGCCGCAGTGGATTAAAG GGACACATGAAGACACACCCTGTGTTGACCAACGTCCCCGCCGAGACTTCTCCTCCCGCCACCCTGACCAATGACACTGTGGAGGATCAGAGTTCTCTCTCAGCCAATGGGAACAGTGGAGAGCAGGATGAAAAGGAACGGCTGGCCAAATCTCCTGAGAAACTCGTTACCTTAGAAGATCAGCCAATCACTGCTGGTTCTGGGGAGGAAGCAGAGCAACCTGCGGACACTACTGAGTAA